From Symphalangus syndactylus isolate Jambi chromosome X, NHGRI_mSymSyn1-v2.1_pri, whole genome shotgun sequence, the proteins below share one genomic window:
- the LOC129475726 gene encoding chromobox protein homolog 1-like, producing the protein MRYASSAAPIPLGLLGAALSSITLYTRKLAGTMGKKQNKKKVEEVLEEEEVLEEEEEEYVVEKVLDRGVVKGKVEYLLKWKGFLDEDNTWEPEENLDCLELIAEFLQSQKTAHETDKSEGGKRKADSDSEDKGEESKPKKKKEESEKPRGFARGLEPERIIGATDSSGELMFLMKWKNSDEADLVPNKEANVKCPQVVISFYEERMTWHSYPSEDDDKKMTRINAPEYQPLSHLTVGFKWEGKEFYFS; encoded by the coding sequence ATGCGATATGCCAGTAGCGCAGCACCGATTCCTCTTGGGCTCTTGGGCGCTGCTCTGAGCAGCATCACCCTTTACACCAGAAAGCTGGCGGGCactatggggaaaaaacaaaacaagaagaaagtgGAGGAAGTGCTAGAAGAGGAGGAAGTgctagaagaggaggaagaggaatatGTGGTGGAAAAAGTTCTCGACCGTGGAGTGGTAAAGGGCAAAGTGGAGTACCTCCTAAAGTGGAAGGGGTTTTTAGATGAGGATAACACATGGGAGCCAGAAGAGAACTTGGATTGCCTCGAACTCATTGCTGAGTTTCTGCAGTCACAGAAAACAGCACATGAGACAGATAAATCAGAGGGAGGCAAGCGCAAAGCTGATTCTGATTCTGAAGATAAGGGAGAGGAGAGCAaaccaaagaagaagaaagaagagtcaGAAAAGCCACGAGGCTTTGCTCGAGGTTTGGAGCCAGAGCGGATTATTGGAGCTACAGACTCCAGTGGAGAGCTCATGTTCCTGATGAAATGGAAAAACTCTGATGAGGCTGACCTGGTCCCTAACAAGGAAGCCAATGTCAAGTGCCCACAGGTTGTCATATCCTTCTATGAAGAAAGGATGACATGGCATTCCTACCCCTCGGAGGATGATGacaaaaaaatgacaagaatTAACGCTCCTGAGTACCAGCCCCTGTCACATCTGACTGTGGGTTTCAAGTGGGAAGGGAAGGAGTTCTACTTTTCTTGA